Below is a genomic region from Mesorhizobium sp..
CGATGTTGAGGAAGCCGGAGACTTTGGGGATTTCCAGGTCCCTGGCCCGTTCCACGATGGCAACGGCCAGCGGGTGGTCCGACCCCTGATCCACCGCCGCCGCGATCTTGAGAACATCGTCGGACGAAACATCTGGCGCGGGAACGATTTCGACGACCCTGGGCTGGCCCATGGTGAGCGTGCCCGTCTTGTCGAAGACGATCACGTCCAGCTTTGTCGCCTCTTCGAGGGCCGACGCGTTCTTGAAAAGGATTCCATTAGCTGCTCCGAGACCGGTACCGACCATGACGGCCATCGGCGTGGCGAGGCCGAGCGCATCGGGACAGGCGATGACGAAAACGGTGATGGTCAGCGTCATCGCGAAGAGCAGCGGCTGGCCGATCCACCAGAACCAGACGGCGAAGGTCGCAAGCCCGATGACGATCGCAGCCAGCACCAGCCACTGCGAGGCGCGATCGGCAAGCAGTTGCGCCGGCGCCTTGGAGTTCTGTGCCTCCTGGACCAGCTTGACGATCTGGGCCAGGGCGGTGTCGGCACCCACCTTCGTCGAGCGGTAGCGTAGCGTGCCGCTCTTGTTGATCGTGGCGCCGATCACCGTATCGCCGACCTTCTTGGTGACCGGCATGGATTCGCCGGTGAGCATGGATTCGTCGATGGTCGACTCACCCTCGGTCACCTCACCGTCGACGGGGAGCTTGTTGCCAGGCCGCAGGACGACGATATCGCCGAGGGCGACGTCCGCAGTCGCCACCTCGACCTCCTTGCCGTCGCGCAGGACGGTGGCCTTGGGCGGCGCGAGATCGAGCAGCGCCCGGATGGCGGCGGAGGCGCCGGCCCGCGCCCGCATTTCCAGCCAGTGGCCGAGCAGGATGAAGACGAGCAGCACGCTCGCGGCTTCGTAGAACTGCTGGCCTTCGAAAAAGAAGGTCGCGCCGACGCTGAAGAGGTAGCCGGTGCCGACGCTGAGCACCACCAACACCGCCATGTTGAGCACGCCGTTTCGCACCGCGCGCCACGCGGCGACCAAGAATGGCCAGACCGGATAGAGGATCGCCGCGCTGGCGAGGAAGAACATCGCGAGATCTTCGCTGAGCCCAAAGGGCGGGTGCAGCCAGGGCTCGCCGAGACCCATCGGCTCCATCGCGAAGATCGGCAGTGTGAAGACCAGGCTGACGAGAAAACGGTTGCGCATATCGCGCACCATGTCCTGCATGTCCATTCCGGCGCCGAGTCCCATCTCATGGGCCATTGCGTCATGCGGCACCTTGGTTGCAGCAACACCTTCCCGGTTGCCTGGTGCGATACGGACCACGGCTTGCTCCGCATGTCCGTGCACATGTTGCGAAGGCGCGCGGGGATGCCCGGGCGGTACCGTCGTGCTGCCGGGAACGCACACGTGCCGGGGCACGCTCTCGCCCCTGCAATGAAAGCCGCAGGCTTCGATCTCGCGGGCCAGAGTCTCAGGATTTGTCAGCGTCTCGTCGAACGCGATCGTTGCGCTCGACGATCCGGCGTTCATGGCAACGCCGGCGACACCCGGCAAAGCGGCGAGACGTTTTTCGACGGCCGCGAAATCCATCATCGCAATAAGACCATGCACTTCCAGCGTCGTCTTGTTCATCGTCGGGCTCCTGTACTTCCCTGTCGCGGGCGTTGCTTGCTCGGTCCATTCGTGCCGGGCCGCGGCAATCGCCGCGGCCCGGACAGGCCTCAGGCCCGGTAGCCGAAGGTCGACATCATTCCGGTGGCCATGTGGTAGAGGTGGTGGCAGTGAAACGCCCATTGGCCGGGATTGCTGGCATCGACGGCGATCGTCACGGAGCGCATCGGCGGCACGAGCACGGTGTCTCTCACCGCTCCGGCAAAGCGCTGCCCGTCGATGGCGACGACCTGGAAATGATGCCCGTGCAAGTGCATCGGATGCGCCATCATGCTCATGTTGCGCAGCGTGACTTCGACCCGGTCCCCGGCATCGACGACGATTGCCTCGTTTGTAGACAGGCCCCAACGATAGCCCGCCATTCCGCCGGTGAGCGCCATGTCGAACTTCTTCTGAACCGGTCGCGATGCCAGGGGTGTGACAGCGCGCAACCGCGCCTCGAGCGCCAGATCGAGCACTGGAGCGTCGTCATCTCCCAGCTTCTCGACCTTGGCGACCCCCGCCCCCGCCGGGCGAAGGATGATGCCTGTCCGCTCCTTGCTGCCCTCGCGCAGCGCCAGGATCGGAAACGAACGGACCTCGCGCGGCAGTTCCAAACGGACGTCGATGCGCTGACCCATCGTCATCGGGAAACGACTGGCTTTGACCGGCTCGACATCCTGACCGTCGACTGCGATCAGTTCACCCTCAAGCTCGCCGAAATCGATGGTAAACGCGGTCGCGGTCGCGCCATTGATGATCCGCACCCGCACGCGTCCACCTGCTTCCACCGACACGATCTCGGGATCATCGAGCGTCCGGTCGTTGGCGAGATAAGCGTCATACTCGATATCGTTGAGATCCATGGCCATGCCGCCGTGGTTCATGCCCGCCATGGCCCCGGACGACATGGCCATGCCACCGTGCTGCATCGGCGCCTCGCCTCCGGTCAGGCGAGCCAGCAACTCCTCCGGCGAGGAGAACGAGAAGTCGTGAAGGAGCATGACGACTTCCTGTTCGTCCCTGTCGTCGTCGTTCGGATCGGCAACGATCAGCGGCGCGGCGAGAAGCGCCTGCTCCTGCAGCGTGTGGGCGTGCATCCAATGGGTGCCCGGCTTTCCCACAGGGAAGTCGTAAGTGCGATCGGTGCCGGCGGCGATGAGCGGCAACGGTGCGTCGCCGACGCCGTCGCTTGACCATGGCGGCGTCAGGCCGTGCCAGTGGACGATCGTCGCCTCCGCGGTCTCGTTGCGAAGCAAGACGTTGAAGTCCTCACCCGCCCGCAAATGCAGGCCCGGAGAGCCGTTTTCACTTTGGAGTCCAAAGACGCTGGCGGCCTTGCCGTTCACCTCGATCGTGCGACGGACGACCCGAAGCAACGTCTGGGCGGCCGGCTGACCGGCGAAGGCCGCCGAAAGAAGGGTTGGCGGCACCGCGAAAGCTGTGGCGCCGGCGAGAGCAGCCTTGAGGAATTCTCTGCGTTTCATGATCATTTCCATCTGTTCCGAGGAGGGGATTGCAAGATTGAAGGGTTCATGCGGGGCATGCGCCTCGATCCGCGGACGGAGGCGCATGGCCTGAGGCTGCCAGAGCCCCGTCTAGCGGCGCCCGGTGGCGACGACGTTGTAGATCGACGCGTAAACGACACCCGCGGCGAGTCCGACAAGCCCAAGCCCAACGATACCGTAGAGAACGCGGCCCGCGCTCATCGGCGCCGTTGTCCTGACCGTGCTCAGATCAAGCCCGTGTGTGAACGCGCCGAAGAGATCGATTGTTTGACCGGGCCAGATTGCATAGGCGAGCGCGCACAGCATGCTCAGGAGGGCGAGTGTGACGCCCAGGGCGACGCCGACGGCAAGCGTGCTCAGCTGCTTGTTCATGGGAGTTCTCCACTGAATTGGTGCGTTGTCCGAGCCGTTTGCACAGTCGGGTGCGACCGTGTGTGCGAGCGGCACTGAACGCCCGTGCATGTCCTGCGATGGCGAACCGACAGACCTCTGGTCCTGTCAGTGCGTCACAAGCAGAGATCGCGCGGGCGCGGCTTCAGACGTGGCTTTGTGGAGGTCTCAGAAGAGCTTCGGGATCGATGCCCGATGCCAGGAATCCAATTCTCGCGATGCCGCTTGCGGAAACCGCAGCGAGATTGAGAACACTGTTTCCGGCGCATGATATCGCCAGCACGCAACAACCCGACGCAGCGGAACCAATGCAGTTCGCGCGGCAGTCCTGGTTGCAACCATTTTGATCGCAGGCGTGGCCGTCAACCGGCGAGGCAACTGTTTCGTGGTCTATGCCCGGGGATGCAAGCGCTGAATAGTCACGCGTCAAGCCGGTTTCGCCCGAAGTTGCCGCAACCGCGCCGGCGAAAGGTGCAGCGCCCGCCAGCATGCTGCCCGCGATCACGAAGATCGCGGCGAGCAGGACGCGGAGATGGGCCAGCGTTAATTCCATATTATCAGCATATAGGCGATCGCGACTATTTCTTTGATGCAAATCAAAGTCCAAAGAGGTGTGAGCCGTATTGATATCATATGATACATAATGCGCGGTCTGCAGGCGTTGCGGATGCCGAGGCGTGGCCGATTGGCCCGTCATGGACCCAGGTGTTGTGATCGAACGCAGTTTCCAATTCGCACACGAGGCCGGGATGAACGAGCTCAGCTATCGCGGTCAAGCAGAGGCCATTTCGGCCCGGCTCAACCGGAGTTGCTTCTGCATAACCCTCGACCGCACAGCTCTGTCGGAGGCACTGGATCAAGAAGCCGGCGACACCGGGTTCTGCGAGACCTTCATCGAGTCACGGCCGCATCTGTTTTCCAATGTCCCGGTCTTCCTCTCCCGCTCCGCCGTCGAGGAGATGCGGGGCATCGTAGAAGCTATCGAGGCGACGACGAGATTGCCGGGCTACCGTGACACCGTCCTCTCCTGGGCTCCCGAAATCGCACAGCAGGATTTCGGTCCCGCCGGAGTACTGATGGGCTATGATTTCCACCTCGACGACGATGGTCCCCGGCTGATTGAAGTCAACACGAATGCCGGCGGCGCATTTCTCAATGCATTGCTGGCGAAGGCCCAGGAGGCCTGCTGCGCCGAGGTGAAACAGGGTCTTATCGATACTCAGAAGAGTGACTTCGAAGAGCGCATCGTCGCGATGTTCGGGGAGGAATGGCGGCGACAGCGAGGCATCGGCTCACCGCGACGAATCGCTATCATCGACGATCGGCCCGAGGAGCAATACCTCTACCCGGAATTCGTTCTCGCCAGGCAGCTGTTGATGAGGCACGGCTTTGACGCCGTGATTGGCGATGCCGGTGAGCTGCAATATGAGGGTGGCTCGCTCCGGCTCGCCGGCGTCGAAATCGACCTTGTCTACAATCGCCTGGTCGACTTCGCCTTGGACGGCCCGGAGCATACGGCTCTCCGCGTGGCCTATCGCGACGGCGCGGTGGTCGTCACACCCAATCCGCACAATCACGCACTCTTTGCGGCCAAGCGCAATCTGACGCTCCTGTCCGATCCGGCGGCGCTGGAAGCCATGGGCCTATCCCAGGACATGCGTTTGAGGCTTGTCGGCATTCCGACGACCGCGCTCGTCACGCCGGATAATGCGGACGAGCTTTGGCAATCGAGGAAAGAGCTGTTTTTCAAGCCGGTCGCCGGACATGGTGGCAAGGCAGTCTATCGCGGCGACAAGGTCACCAAGGGAGTGTGGGCCGAGATTGCCCGAGGCGGCTACGTAGCACAGGCTTTTGCTGCACCCGGGCAGCGAATGATCGAGATCGATGGGGCGGTCGCACCGCGCAAGATGGACGTGCGGCTCTACACTTACAGCGGCCGGGTTCTGCTCGCAGCCGCGCGCCTCTACCAAGGCCAGACGACCAATTTCAGGACGCCGGGCGGCGGCTTTGCCCCCGTCATGGTGATATGATCCCGGCTGGTTGGTCGGTGGCGGATTCAGGGCTCGGGTGTCAAAGACATCTGATTTCCACTTCCCGGCTAACGACAATGAATCCCAGGCTTCGTTCCCTGATATTGGGCAGCGTTTCCTTGCCTTTGCCGTCTGAGACCCTGCTGGCGAACGCAGGGAAAGGCGAGATAACGCGCTGAAATGACGGCGAATTTGTCGCGAGAAGTTGCGGTATTGGCCGAACTGCACGGCGTTTCCCTATTCTTCAGGTCAAAACAGGGAAATCACTTCCTGAGACTGGTTCTCTCAGGACTGGCTCCACCAAATCTTCCTCCGCGTTGGCGCGGTGAGCAATCCAACATTCCAATCGCCACGCTGATACCCACCGTTCGATCGAGGATCGGGCGATCGTTGCGGCTTTGACCTGCGGACCCATTTTCGGCGCCGCGCGCCTGACAGAATACCCGTCTCGTATCCGTTTCCAATGAGGGGTCGCCGCCGGTGTTACACGATGGCAGGGGTGTCGACCTCAATCGATATGCTGCTGGACAGCCTTTCCAGGTCCTCTGCGATTGCCGAGGCGGCCGAGAGAAGGACCGGCGCATAGCGGGCACAGGCCTCCTGCTCCGAGGAGAAGGCGGAGGTGAAATAGGTCAGGCCGAGGCTTGCCAGCACCTTGCCCGACTTGGCGATGATCGGCACCGCGATCGTGTTGGAGTTGCGCGGCTCGACCAGCGAGGACCGCGTGGCGTAGCCGTCGGCGCGGACCTTTCGCACCAGCCGCGCGAGTTCGGCGGGATGATGGCTGAGCGCGTTCTCCGGATCGTCCGAGCGGCGCAGCACGTCGGTGATGAGCTCGGCTTCCTCTCCTTCGAGGAAGGCGAAGTAGGCGAGTCCCATGCCGCGGGTGAGCAGGTTCAGGCGCCTGTTGACGGTGCTGTGGAACGGCGACACCGGGCTGTCGGGCACCGTGCTGAAGCGGATGATGACGCCGTCATAGTCCGGCAGGGCAATCGCCGTCGGCCATTTGTGCTTGCGCGTGATGGCGACGGCCCAGGCGCGTCCGGCCTCGACCACCAGCGGCCCCTTGTGGAAGCCGGAGCTGAGCGAGGTGACCAGGGCGCTCACCCTGTAGCCGCCCTCCCGCACGTCGTTTTCGACATAGCCCGCATCCTCCAGCGTCTTGAGGATGCGCACCAGTGTCGGCTTCGGCAGCTTTGTACGCGCATGCAGCTGCGCGATCGTGTTGATCGGCTGAAGGTTCAGCTCCTGCAGCACGTTCATGGCGCGTTCGATGGCCCGGATGCCCACGGTCTCTTCTCCCGACTGATCCATTCCGTCCCACGGAACGGCCGGGACTACCGGTTGAGGCGGGGGACCGTCAATCACTATGCCTTCGCGGCAGAGAAAAGGACGAATGGCATGGCTGCGGATGATCAGGCGAAACGCAATCGCGAGGAGGCCCGGACGCTGATGGCGACGATCGACGATGCGCGGGCCAATCGACTGCTCAAGGGCGCGCTTGACCTTCACGTCCATTCCGGCCCGTCGACCATGCCGCGCCAGGTCGATCACCTGCAGGCCGCCCAGGAGGCAGTCGATGCCGGCATGCGCGGCGTTCTCTTCAAGGATCACCACTATTCGGTGGCGCCCTTCATCCCCTTGCTCGACCGCGTTCTCGCCCGGCCGGATTTCGCCATGTTCAGCGGACTGGTGCTCAACAATTCCACCGGGGGTTTCAATCCCTACGTCGTCGACGCCCAGCTCAAGATGGGCGCCAAGCTGATCTGGATGCCGACCGCGCAGGCGGCCAACCATGTGCGCAGCGCGCATCGCAAGACGCGGCTCGCCTCCAACGTCCAGCTGAAGCCCTCGCCTTTGCTCAGCCCGCTCGATCCGCTCGGCAACGTGCTCGACCCGGTCAAGCAGATCCTCGATTCCATCGCCGAATTCGACGCGATTCTGTCGTCGGGCCATCTCCATGTCTGGGAGATCTGGAAGCTGTTCGACGAGGCTCGCGCGCGCGGCGTCAAACGCCTCTTGATCAACCACCCGATGTATGGGCTGCATTTCAGCTATGACGACATCCGCGACCTCGCCCGCCTCGGCGCGGTGGTGGAGCAGTCGGCCGGCCTCTACATCGATTCCCGCTTCAACACCTATTCGCCGCAGGAACTGAAGGAACATATCGAGGCAGCCGGCGTCGAGCACTCGTCCATCGGCTCCGACCTTGGCCAGGTCGACAATCCGACGCCGGTCGAGGGCATGCGCCAGGCGATCAAGCTGTGCCTGGCATTGGGGTTCAGCGACGACGACGTGCGCACCATGGTGGCCACCAATCCGGCCAGGCTGGTCGGCCTCGGCGGCTGAGCCGCCGTGCGCGTCGTCGAAATCGCCTGGCCGGGAGGCCCGGAGGTCCTGCGCATCGTCGAGCGCGGCGTGCCGCAGCCGGGCGAAGGCGAGGTGC
It encodes:
- a CDS encoding cation-translocating P-type ATPase, coding for MNKTTLEVHGLIAMMDFAAVEKRLAALPGVAGVAMNAGSSSATIAFDETLTNPETLAREIEACGFHCRGESVPRHVCVPGSTTVPPGHPRAPSQHVHGHAEQAVVRIAPGNREGVAATKVPHDAMAHEMGLGAGMDMQDMVRDMRNRFLVSLVFTLPIFAMEPMGLGEPWLHPPFGLSEDLAMFFLASAAILYPVWPFLVAAWRAVRNGVLNMAVLVVLSVGTGYLFSVGATFFFEGQQFYEAASVLLVFILLGHWLEMRARAGASAAIRALLDLAPPKATVLRDGKEVEVATADVALGDIVVLRPGNKLPVDGEVTEGESTIDESMLTGESMPVTKKVGDTVIGATINKSGTLRYRSTKVGADTALAQIVKLVQEAQNSKAPAQLLADRASQWLVLAAIVIGLATFAVWFWWIGQPLLFAMTLTITVFVIACPDALGLATPMAVMVGTGLGAANGILFKNASALEEATKLDVIVFDKTGTLTMGQPRVVEIVPAPDVSSDDVLKIAAAVDQGSDHPLAVAIVERARDLEIPKVSGFLNIEGKGASAVVGGDPVFLGNRRLMDEQKIDLLALGDKAETLKGEGRTVIHVARSGKLLGLIAIADAPRPTAIATIAKLHEQGVRVAMLTGDNAGTAKRIAGILGIDIVLADVLPGQKAEKIKELQGEGLKVGMVGDGVNDAPALTQADVGFAIGAGTDVAIESADIVLMKSDPYDVVGAMTLSRATLRKMHQNLWWAVGYNVIAFPLAAGVFYPFLLSPEVAALAMSGSSALVAVNALLLKRTRLEGIRPASSAIEGSTHERETGAPASPVPSSAAR
- a CDS encoding multicopper oxidase family protein: MKRREFLKAALAGATAFAVPPTLLSAAFAGQPAAQTLLRVVRRTIEVNGKAASVFGLQSENGSPGLHLRAGEDFNVLLRNETAEATIVHWHGLTPPWSSDGVGDAPLPLIAAGTDRTYDFPVGKPGTHWMHAHTLQEQALLAAPLIVADPNDDDRDEQEVVMLLHDFSFSSPEELLARLTGGEAPMQHGGMAMSSGAMAGMNHGGMAMDLNDIEYDAYLANDRTLDDPEIVSVEAGGRVRVRIINGATATAFTIDFGELEGELIAVDGQDVEPVKASRFPMTMGQRIDVRLELPREVRSFPILALREGSKERTGIILRPAGAGVAKVEKLGDDDAPVLDLALEARLRAVTPLASRPVQKKFDMALTGGMAGYRWGLSTNEAIVVDAGDRVEVTLRNMSMMAHPMHLHGHHFQVVAIDGQRFAGAVRDTVLVPPMRSVTIAVDASNPGQWAFHCHHLYHMATGMMSTFGYRA
- a CDS encoding DUF5676 family membrane protein codes for the protein MNKQLSTLAVGVALGVTLALLSMLCALAYAIWPGQTIDLFGAFTHGLDLSTVRTTAPMSAGRVLYGIVGLGLVGLAAGVVYASIYNVVATGRR
- a CDS encoding helix-turn-helix domain-containing protein, whose protein sequence is MGIRAIERAMNVLQELNLQPINTIAQLHARTKLPKPTLVRILKTLEDAGYVENDVREGGYRVSALVTSLSSGFHKGPLVVEAGRAWAVAITRKHKWPTAIALPDYDGVIIRFSTVPDSPVSPFHSTVNRRLNLLTRGMGLAYFAFLEGEEAELITDVLRRSDDPENALSHHPAELARLVRKVRADGYATRSSLVEPRNSNTIAVPIIAKSGKVLASLGLTYFTSAFSSEQEACARYAPVLLSAASAIAEDLERLSSSISIEVDTPAIV
- a CDS encoding DUF6282 family protein, which gives rise to MAADDQAKRNREEARTLMATIDDARANRLLKGALDLHVHSGPSTMPRQVDHLQAAQEAVDAGMRGVLFKDHHYSVAPFIPLLDRVLARPDFAMFSGLVLNNSTGGFNPYVVDAQLKMGAKLIWMPTAQAANHVRSAHRKTRLASNVQLKPSPLLSPLDPLGNVLDPVKQILDSIAEFDAILSSGHLHVWEIWKLFDEARARGVKRLLINHPMYGLHFSYDDIRDLARLGAVVEQSAGLYIDSRFNTYSPQELKEHIEAAGVEHSSIGSDLGQVDNPTPVEGMRQAIKLCLALGFSDDDVRTMVATNPARLVGLGG